From the genome of Triticum aestivum cultivar Chinese Spring chromosome 1A, IWGSC CS RefSeq v2.1, whole genome shotgun sequence:
TCTCGAATTTATATTTTCACGTCAGCCAGAAGCATACCTAGTGATGTTAGCGACGAACAAAGCAGGTATCCTTTTGTTACTATAGGTTTCTCCCCAGTTATCTTCTGTATCCCCTTGTCCCTTCCAGCTCCTGTAGTCCTTTTGAGATGAACCTTCCTTCCTGTAACCTGAATCATTGAACTCTGGCTTTGGTTGGGGAGGCTCCTCAGCAACATAAGCTATAAGGGTCTCTTCCTGGTTCCATGAAATCCCTTCAAACCTACATTTATAGCAATGCAAAGCGCATATCAGAGTTacaaaagcaaaatgaagaaaTGCACGATGtcgcaaaaaggaaaaacaaaagaaagatgaaatttacCATCCATCAGCGTACAGCGACCCATGAACAGATCGTGCAACATGTATTTCGTTCTCCAACTGACAGGGCCCCCAAATCTCTAATTTTGTAGGGGAGTCATCATCCTCAGCATTCCGTACTAGCAGAAGCTTTTCTCCGGACGGTGATGGAACGACTGCTGACACCCCGCTCATTTCAACCGGGAAGGGAGACCACTGGAAACTCGCCGACTTTGAGGAACCTTTTGAGATGTGAGTATTTAGAAGGAAACTCCTCTTTTTGTTGGCCAAAAGATCCGACTGGCTAACAGAAACCATTGCCCTGGATGCGTTTTCTTAAAATTAAACAACCAAAAAGAAGAGTGAGAAATTTGAAGTTGACAAGAAGTGGATAAGATAAGTGGATATACATACAACAGTAACCGTCCATACCATCTTTGGAAGTGAAGACCCAAGCCTTGCCAATGCTGGGTATCTTGACAAATTCTTGCAACAGCTTGGACTGGGAAGCGTACTCATCCACCATAGAAGGGTCCATCCCTGAAGGCAATCCTTGCGAGGGATGGGCAGAAGCCATGGCTTTTGAACGCCAAGATGTCTTGCTGTAGCTGTGTAGTGAAAGCGATTAAACCAGATGGAACTGGCTGCAGAACCCAAAGTGAACCGAGTAGGAATAAGACGATGAGGCAGACTGAGATCCTGAGTGGGTCACTATCAGTCAACTCAAAAAATTAGCATCTCTACTACATGCACAGTTCATGTCCAAGGCATGGACTGTCagtcaaaaacaaaaacaaaaaaatcgaaCTCGCAGGCAGGTCTTGCTTTTTATCGGCCAAAAGGATTCATTGGTTCAGGACCCTATTGCTTCTGTTCTAATTCTAATAATATACAGTACTAGCATATTTTGTTTCTGAACCGGAGGCAAAGATCTACACAAGAATTAACACTAACTGGAGCAAGTTGAGGACTGCGGTGCCCCTATAGTTTGACAGAATCATGGGTATCAGCAGAAACAAGAACTATCTATATGTACATCAGACTGCAAACAGACAGCAGCAATCCAAGAACGCATCCTTCTGAAGTGCATCCAAGACAgcacaagaagaagaacaaaaatcCAAGAACGCACCTCACCCTGACCCCCCTCCCGAAAGAAGATTCTGGGAGTCACCTGCGCCGCAAACAGGCCGGAGCACGAGCACGAGCAGATGAGGAGGCACAGCGGAATAGATTCGCGGCGGTGGCGACGGGGCAGGAGGAGTAGGAGCCGCGGATTCCCGAGGATACTACGGCGACCAGCATTGTAGTGGTTGGATTTGGCATATCGTCTGGCTGCTATTTTGTTTATCCGATTACACCCCGGTGTGTTTCATCATTTACGATTTGCCCCCTCAACGTGTTACGGTAAGTTACGGTTACGGGGCTCGCGCGCCGTGGGCCCAGTCAGTCAGATGATGCACCCGCTTGCCCTGTCCTCCAGCTCGCTCCTCCGCCTCATCAAGTCGCTCTCgccggcggcgccgggggcgcTCCTGTCGGCCGCCGCCATCCACTGCCTCCTCCTCAAGCCGGGGCTCCTCCACGCCGGGGCGCACCTCCCCACGGCCCTGCTCACGGCTTACGCCGCGCTCGGCCGCCCGGCCCACGCGCGGGctctgttcgatgaaatgcccgaccAGGGCCTCGTCGCGCGCACCGCCATGGCGCGGGCGCACGCGGCGACCGGGCAGCCGGCCCAGGCCCTCCGGGTGTTCCGGGGCATGCTCGCGGACGGCCTCGCCCCGGACAACGTTGCCCTGGCCGTCGCGCTGGCCGCGTGCCACTCTCGCACGCTGGCCGCGGGAAGGATGGTCCATGCTTTCGTCGTCGTCAGCGGCATCGAGCCGGACATGTTCGTCTCTACCCAGCTTGTGAGAGTCTACGGGGAGCGCGAGGAGCTCGCGGTCTCCAGGAGGGTGTTCGACGACATGCCGGCGAAGAGTGCCGTCGCCTGGAACACCATGGTGCATCAGTATGTCAGGAATAGACATGTGGAGGCTGCGTACCAGCTCTTTCTTGCCATGCCGAGGAGGGATGTGGTGTCGTGGAACACGGTGATAGCAGGGTATTGCCTGGTCGGCCGGTGCAGGGAGGCGCTAGGCTTGTTCCGCCAGATGGTGTCTCCGTCCTCATGCCCGGTGCACCCGAATGGGCCTACAATGTCCACTGTCCTTGGTGCATGTGGAGCTGCAGGGTGTTTGGAGACTGGGATTTGGGTCCATGCGTATATTGACAAGAATCGGATGAATCACAATGGCACACTGGATAGATGCTTGATAGACATGTACGCCAAATGTGGAAGCATTGACACGGCCTTGCAGGTGTTTGAGAAGGCACCTGGGAAGAGGGACCTCTACTCATGGACAACAGTGATTTGTGGACTAGCGATGCATGGTCGTGCCGCTGATGCCTTGCGGATGTTTCACATGATGCAAGATGGTGGTATGCGCCCTGATGATGTTACTCTCGTCGGGGTCCTGAATGCGTGTGCACATGGAGGACTAGTGGACCAAGGCCTTGACTACTTCTACTCCATGCAGGAGAAATATGGAATCACACCCAAGATTGAACACTATGGCTGCATGGTCGATCTTCTCGGCCGCGTCAGGCGATTGGCAGAGGCATATAGGATGATAAAGACAATGCCAATGAAACCTAACATGGTGATATGGGGAGCCTTCCTGAGCGCATGCAAAGTCCATGGCAGCTTGGAGCTTGGCGAGATTGCGGCGGCGGAAGTTACCAGGTTGGATCCGGATGACCCTTGGGCAAGGGTGATGATGTCCAGCATGTACGCAAAAGCCCAGAACTGGAGCGGCCTCGCCAGGGAGAGGAGGGAAATGAACAGCCTGCGGATGAAGAAAACTCCAGGGTGCAGCTCGGTCGAGCTTGACGGTGAGGTGCATGAGTTTGTGGCCGGTGGCAGCCAGCATCCTCTGCATGCTGAGATTTGTACTGTGCTGGAGTGTGTTGAGGCGCAGTCACATACAGGTTGAGGCACGCAAAGCTCTTGTGCTGGGATTTTTTGCAGGTGGAGCTAAGGGTGAAAATTTAATGATTTATTGAGCCTTTCAGTATGGTGGTGCTGAGCTCTTTCCTTTGTGAGCCAGCATACAGAGGAGGGCCTAAGAAAAAAATTTCAGTTGGTCATAATGCGAAGAACTCATGAAGTTAATAAGCTGCCAGCACCGAGTAAATGTTGAAGCTGTTGTGGCCATTGTGCACTTCAATTCAGAATCCCGTTGTTAAGCTAAGAATGCCTGAGCTGGAAGCCTGGAAGCGGAGTTGAATATCCTACATTCTTGCACCAATGTTCTTGCATCAGCCAAGCCGTGGTATTGTCAGTGGATATCGCCAACCAATCATCCCTGTCATCAAACCAAACACAACCTAACTGTATATCGCGACGCACACTCATGACTTAGTGTGTCATGGTTATCGAGATGGAGAGGGCGCCACAATCCTAGTCGCAGGAATTATTTGCTATGAACCGGAAAAGTTTGTTGATGGAAAAAATAATACTGTCTAGTGGATACTGACGAATTATATGGATTCTTTGCATTGCTGGCAGCTAGCATATTGTCATCTATCAAACAGTCAGATATTTTGTCCAATCGTGATGTGGCACGTGTGCGCCTATGCAATTTGCCCTCTGCGCCCCCTCCTCTGTTCGTGATTTTTTAAATAATGTTGATAGCTTTCAGAATAATATTTGTCACATTTAAAAATGTTTATGCGTGTAAACTAATCTATGTGGCATTTTAGAAaatatttatacaatgtaaaagAATGTTCATGTAATTTTAATAAAATGTTTCGTACCATTAACAAAATGTAAGttacattaaaaaaatgttcacgcaaTTCAACAaatatgtttgtgacatttaaaaagAAATTGTACAACGCAAAAATTGCTAGCATGGTTTGAAAATATATTTCAATCACTAAAAAATGTTTCAATGTGTGTTTGGAAAAACAATTAACACATATTTGAAGACAATGTTCAAAGCATGTGTTGGAaacaaaatgttaatcatgcatttaaaaaatattcacataATACAGAAACAATGTTTCATATATATAGAAGATTTAGATATACACAGAAAATGTAATATGTGTAAGAAAAGTAGACACCAAAACATATATTTgagaaaatgttgatcatgtatttgaaaaagtttaaacatgtatgaaaaatgttaTATATACGAAAAAATTTACAATGTGAAAGACAAAGAAAGAAATGAagaaataaagaaaaggaaaagaacgcTGATGCAAAACAGTGAAAATACCGATAAAAAGTCACAGAAAGAACAACTAGCGCGCAGCTATAGTATTGGGCCGGCCAAATAGCGTCGTACTGTAGGCGAGACTTATTAGGAATCAGTTCAGGCGATACATAATGGGCGCGGCCTGCCATTATCTATTTACTCTTCTAGCGCCGATTACTTCCTAAAAAAAACGTGGGTTTCGGTAGATAGTGCACGCCCACTTCCAACGTTACTGTACAGTGAATTAAATGGGTCGGCCCTTTTTAGCTACTCCCAACGAATTTGAATAAAATTCCCTGAGGTTATTTTGGCTGGTTTCCCTCTATTTTTACTTTGGTTTTGTTGGTCGGTTTctattttactttttatttttaggctttttcttcttcttttaaaTTTTTTCTAATTGAGTTTTGATTTGTTTCTTCCGAATGATTTTGGGAAGCTTATGGTCATTTTCATATTTTGTTTTCATTCCTATTATTTGTTTTTCATTTGCTTTGTTTTACTTCTTTTAATAGtacttttaaaaataaaaaaatatgttaAATTCATGAACTCTCTTTAAATTTCGTAAAAACAATTCAAAATTGCAAACTTATTTCAATTTGATGATTTTTCAGATTAATAATCTTGTTATATTCGTAATCTTTTGCAAATTGGTGAACCTTTTCAAATTAGTGAACCCTTTTCAAATTTGTAGATGTTTTTTAATTTGAAAACCAATAACTATTTCTCTTCTTTATAACAGAGCAATATGAAAAAGAAAGGCGAGCAAAACAAAACAAAGCGAGCGCACGCACGTTTGGGCAGTCAGCGAGCAAGCGAAAGGACATGTCTACCCTAAGAGTGAGCAAGCCAGCCACAAATGGGCCACAACTTGCGCGATGACCGTTTTAGCGTTATGCGTTGATTTGGCGCCGGAAGCGCTGATTAGGAGGTCTTGCACGGCTATGTCTCGCTTTCAGCAAACCGGGTAGCTACTCGCCGAAGGAACTACTGTATTGGGCCACCCCAATTTGCTTTACTTCATTTATTTATTCTGTTGGTTTTATTTCATATTTTACTAAAATACATTTACTgtgaaaattaattaattaaaattttaaaaaaaattgttaatcACGTCTTTGAAAAAATGTTAAAGTTGCGCAAAATATTTGTTCTTGTAACTTTTAAAAAAGTTGGTGACCTCTACAAAATGTTCAAGCATTTCAGAAATGTTACATGATTTTTTTAATATTTCTACAATGTAATTGTTTTTCCGAATAATATAGAGAAAATGTTTCATACAAAGAAAAAAATGTGCATGCATTTAAAAATAGTATTGGTAACATTTTGAAAAATCTTTATAGAATTTTTAAAAGTATTTGATAGTTAAAAAGTGTTTAATGCCATCAAAATGTTTTGGTGGTTGCCTTTGTACGTTATCGCCTTGTCTTGGTGCTTCTTGTGGATAGCAATAGGGCACACATTTAGACGCGCCTCcaagaaaaataatataaataaccGGTCAATTGCAGGATGACGCACGCTTGCCAAAGAAACAATAACAAGTAGTAATAAAAGTCAAATCAAGGGCAGCAGGAATTAAGCAGGAATTTCATAGCAGAGAAACACCGAACAGATATAAGTAAGGTTGTATAATTAAGCAGGAGTTTTGATATAATTAAGCTGTAATTAAAAACAAGTAGCAAGATTTATTCATTTAGTTAAATACGGTGAAGGTACCTCAACTTGTCTTGCGCGATCAGTTTAGTGCTTAAAGTTGTAAAATACATGGAACTGGTGCTTGAACTTATCTGACTATGCAAATACGATGCCTTCATTCGTATCCAGACGTACGTCCAGCCTGCGTGGCGTGCCCACATGCCGGTGGCCCACCCAGACAtgagattttttttagaaaacccctaTTTAATCACATATAAAAGCCTCACAAATTGACATATTGTGTTGCACGCACAGGCTGTCCACCAGGCTATACTGTGGCTAGTAGATATAGACTAGGTCAACTTTATATATTGCGTTGCAATGCAAAATGTAATTTTGAAGCACCGACACATTGTGCTCTTTTTCTGAAAGTCAAATAAACGGATTTCTACAGCTAAAAAACTCCGGACATTTTTTGTACATGAACACATAGAAGTGAATATATCCATGTGATTTTTTTATCAAAATCTGTATTTGTTTGTGAGAGATACAAAAAGGTAAAATAAATGCAAAAATCAGCTTTTTTGCCTgatttgttttcttcttttttgcagggtataatataacaaaatttcaaaaaaaaaacttcgaAGTCACCTAGAGCACCTGCATACATTTTTTGTGAAATTTTTAAAATTTGTATGAAACTTTGAAGTGCTAGTTTCaaaaaatttaagaaaaaacaTGCTCGGTGGCCACCGTGCTTTGGTTGATATGTACCTCTCAAAAAAATTCAAGTTCTTTTGTTATTATTTTTCATATTATTTTTACCATTTTAAAAGAAAATTATAAGAACAAAATACAACTGCCATTAACTTCAAGAAAGTGTTAGTGCATTTGAAAAAtgtcaacatgtttttggaaaatGTTTCACATGTATTAGAAAATTATAAggcatttttgaaaaatgtttgtcaTGCGTTAAAAAAGTTTACAACATGTATTTTTAAAAGATTTCAACGCGTGTGAAAAATTTATTGTGTAAATTATCCTTACATTTATACAAACACAGTTGACATTTTTTATTCTTAAATGTAGACAATAATTCCTAATATAGGTTAAAATATTTAAATCCACATAAATTAAGTTCATGTCTCCCTCTTCGAAGTACaataatgaaaatgaaaaaatatttaaaatataAAATAATAGCATATTGATAATTGTATTTTTCATATGGGAGTTGTATAGCATTATAAAACTAAATAGGAacttggaaaaaaaataaaaaaatgcagaGCGCTACATGGATTGTATAGCTTTCTAGGTAGGAGTTGAATTTGAAGCATAGTTCGGCCGTCTGGCCAGATCGTGCCGTTGTTATGGAGTTTTTTTTCATGTTATTTCTTGCTATCACACAGTGTATTTGATGGCTTTTATATTGAGTAAATAAAAATGAGGTTTTTTTAAAACATATTCATGCGCGGGCCACCCGGCGCCTCTTAGCCACTGTCACGTTTGTACACCATGCTGGCTGGACGTATGTCTGGATACGAATGGAGGCACCGTAACCGTATTTGCACGGGCGGATAATTTTTTTTTTTGACGAAAGCTGACGGAGCAGCTTTTCTTTTCAATTATAGGAAGAAAGGTGTGGCCGGACAAATTCAAGCATCAGTTTTACGTATTTTGTAACTTTAGACATTAAACTGATCGTAAAAGACAAGTTGATACACCTTTAATGTATTTAACTCTCATTCATTTATGAGAATTATACTGTATATGCATTCTATAGAAACTACCCCTGCTAGGATATCATGTTTGTTGAGAACTCATTTGAGTAAGGCTGATCATGCCCCGAGTTTGTTTGCAAACCGTAACCAAGTTGGATTACCGAAAGGGAAATGTTAAACAACAGTGCGCCGACCGAAAACTGCGCCGGTCGCTCGCTTGCCGTGCGATAGCGCACAATTCAGCGGACCGAGTTTGCTCCCGCACAGGTTTGACTAGTCACCCCACGTAACCCATGTGTGCCTGGCCCACCACctccctttcttttttttctctgtggCTCTTTTCTTCCTCCCGCCCCTTCCTTGTTTTTTCTCCGCACGAGCACAGGAGGCGACCACCACGCTATCACACACACCCCGTCTCTACGCCATGGCAAGATGCTGCAACTGCCAACTGGTACGTAGCGGAGCTGGAACCACACCCTGCAGAGCTGCAACCGTGTGCCAAAATAATTAGGAGCCCATTGACGCACTAGACGTCCTTTTTGCTGCAACCATCGACTTCTCGAGCTTCAACCAGTGTATGATAGAGCTGGAACCGTGCCCAGCAGAGCTGCAACCTTGGGCAGAAGAAGCTGGATCCCGCTTACGCACAGGTCTTTTTTTGTTGCAACCGTATACATTTTTTGCTTCAAGCGACCGTTCATGGCGACTTTCTTTTTGCACGGCGGCGATGAATGCTACAACCATGGGTCGATGAAGCTTGCAACCGATGCCAACAAATGCTATAATCGTTTTGATAGAAGCTGCAACCAGAACGACGCCCGGCGATGATGATGCTACAACCGCTGGACCGCGAGCTACAACCACGTCATTTTTTGCTGCAACCTACCACGGAAAAAGCTTCAATCATAGATAATAAAGATTCAACCGTAGTTTGATTTTGCTACCACCGgcgaagttttttgctacatccagcAAGGCGGGCTACGACCTTGCGACGGCGGTGACCACGATTTGCTGCAACCGTCTGTCATTTTTGTTACGACCGGTGATGCTTTTTTGCTACGTCCATTCAAACAGGCGATGTCTGCCTGGGTGCCCAGCGTGCATGTCCAGTTGTTGCATGGGTCGTGCTGTTACCGGCGACCGGCACCACCACATACGCGGACCTGCTCACCGGAGCTGCAATCGTCGCCACAGGAACTGCAACCGCGGGCGCATGTTTGCTGGAGAGAAACCCAGGAGGCGATGGCGGCGACCCGCGGCGAGGGCAACGGCAGGGAAGACGCGCGAGGAGGTGCTTCGAGACCCGCGCCTCGTCGTCCATGGCGGCGCCtggggatttttttttcaaatagaaGAGAGACGTCCAAAGAAGGAAGAGGAAATCATGTGGCTCCTAATCACTAGATCGTACGGCGCTGGTCCTGCGCCTGCGCCTGCGCCTATAAGCTTGCTTTCCGTGAACGCCTCGTCATACTGGATTCCAGCTATTACAACAGCACAGCCATTTCTGATTCTATAAACGGTCTAGCTCCGGCAGAAGCAAGCCTCAAACAAGAACTGCTTACCCAAAGATGCACCATATGGTGAGGTCTCGGCATCGGTAAGAACAACATGGGGCTCTTCCTCGAGGTTGAGGACAGACCCAAAAGCAGCAGCAACATGAAGGATTCGATTGTCATCTTGTGGCCTCAAAGACAAAGTCAGAGATGAAATTCGATTTAATACTCCTGTCTCAGCCAAACTACTAATCGTTGCTGCCCAACTATGGGTTGCTAGCCGCTACGAAAACAATTGAGGT
Proteins encoded in this window:
- the LOC123061569 gene encoding pentatricopeptide repeat-containing protein At5g08510, which codes for MMHPLALSSSSLLRLIKSLSPAAPGALLSAAAIHCLLLKPGLLHAGAHLPTALLTAYAALGRPAHARALFDEMPDQGLVARTAMARAHAATGQPAQALRVFRGMLADGLAPDNVALAVALAACHSRTLAAGRMVHAFVVVSGIEPDMFVSTQLVRVYGEREELAVSRRVFDDMPAKSAVAWNTMVHQYVRNRHVEAAYQLFLAMPRRDVVSWNTVIAGYCLVGRCREALGLFRQMVSPSSCPVHPNGPTMSTVLGACGAAGCLETGIWVHAYIDKNRMNHNGTLDRCLIDMYAKCGSIDTALQVFEKAPGKRDLYSWTTVICGLAMHGRAADALRMFHMMQDGGMRPDDVTLVGVLNACAHGGLVDQGLDYFYSMQEKYGITPKIEHYGCMVDLLGRVRRLAEAYRMIKTMPMKPNMVIWGAFLSACKVHGSLELGEIAAAEVTRLDPDDPWARVMMSSMYAKAQNWSGLARERREMNSLRMKKTPGCSSVELDGEVHEFVAGGSQHPLHAEICTVLECVEAQSHTG